Proteins co-encoded in one Halodesulfovibrio marinisediminis DSM 17456 genomic window:
- a CDS encoding GGDEF domain-containing response regulator encodes MGIAKVLIVDDRPENLLTLESLLEQPGIEIIRANSGEEALEQMLDHDFALILLDVQMPGMDGYEVAELMRGNKKTKHIPIIFVTAEGKAKAQVFKGYESGAVDYLFKPLDVHIFKSKVGVFIELFHHKEALKQKSFELDQKLAELEELQQQLELTNEQLLLLSITDGLTGLQNKRQFNKNFTNEWNRAYRNQSPLSLVLIDLDFFKAYNDTYGHAKGDECLVQVAQMLSETVKRDVDKTARIGGEEFAIILPDTELAGAKYVAERFLANIESLAIPHEGSPVSDHVTVSVGAASIIPTQKEDTLSLIKAADAALYKAKADGRNSCCTAGFECEIGSA; translated from the coding sequence ATGGGAATAGCCAAGGTGCTTATAGTGGACGACAGGCCGGAAAACCTGCTTACGCTGGAAAGCCTGTTAGAACAACCGGGAATAGAAATTATTCGGGCAAATTCCGGTGAGGAAGCACTCGAACAGATGCTCGATCATGATTTTGCATTGATACTGCTGGATGTTCAAATGCCGGGTATGGACGGTTATGAAGTGGCAGAATTAATGCGTGGTAACAAGAAGACAAAGCATATTCCTATTATCTTCGTAACTGCAGAAGGGAAGGCAAAAGCGCAAGTCTTTAAAGGGTATGAATCCGGTGCAGTTGATTATCTGTTTAAGCCGCTTGATGTGCATATCTTTAAAAGTAAAGTTGGCGTTTTTATTGAACTGTTTCATCATAAAGAGGCACTGAAACAAAAAAGTTTTGAGCTTGATCAGAAGCTGGCTGAGCTTGAAGAGCTTCAACAGCAGCTTGAACTGACAAATGAACAGCTTTTGCTGTTGTCCATTACAGACGGGCTTACCGGACTGCAGAATAAGCGTCAGTTCAATAAGAACTTCACTAACGAGTGGAATCGTGCCTACCGTAACCAGTCTCCATTATCTCTTGTTCTTATCGATCTCGACTTTTTCAAAGCATACAATGACACATACGGCCATGCTAAAGGCGATGAGTGTCTTGTTCAAGTTGCTCAAATGTTGTCTGAAACTGTTAAGCGTGATGTGGATAAGACGGCGCGTATTGGTGGTGAAGAGTTTGCAATAATTTTGCCGGATACAGAGCTTGCCGGAGCTAAGTATGTTGCGGAACGTTTTCTCGCTAACATAGAATCATTGGCTATTCCGCATGAAGGGTCTCCTGTGTCTGACCATGTGACAGTAAGTGTTGGAGCGGCTTCTATTATTCCGACACAAAAAGAAGATACTCTTTCTCTTATTAAGGCTGCTGATGCCGCGTTGTATAAGGCAAAAGCTGATGGCAGAAATAGCTGTTGCACAGCTGGTTTTGAGTGTGAAATAGGCAGCGCTTAG
- a CDS encoding Mpv17/PMP22 family protein, whose product MKMKDKGLAAAVAILLLIACLSSDFVAGFRYYSTAHGYLLSFVKFAILATFGECLALRIVTGKYWVRGFGLCAKMIVWGFLGIIIKLAFTVFATGAPNILASFGFDITPATLATGGFFDRVAAAFIISASLNCIFAPVLMVLHKITDAHIHLHGGKLSAVITPIKMADRFKDIDWNIMWGLVLKKTIPFFWIPAHTITFLLPPDFRILFAAFLGVALGVILAFANLSAAQKVKA is encoded by the coding sequence ATGAAAATGAAAGATAAGGGCTTGGCAGCAGCCGTTGCGATATTGTTGCTTATTGCCTGCCTTAGCAGCGACTTTGTTGCAGGATTCCGATATTATAGTACCGCTCATGGGTACCTTCTGAGCTTTGTGAAATTTGCTATTCTTGCGACGTTCGGTGAATGTCTTGCATTACGAATTGTTACCGGCAAATACTGGGTTCGCGGTTTTGGTCTGTGTGCAAAAATGATTGTATGGGGTTTTCTCGGCATTATCATCAAGCTGGCGTTTACTGTCTTTGCAACTGGGGCTCCGAATATTCTTGCCTCGTTCGGATTTGACATTACTCCTGCAACGCTTGCCACAGGCGGATTTTTTGATCGAGTGGCAGCTGCGTTTATTATCAGTGCGTCATTAAACTGTATTTTTGCGCCGGTGCTCATGGTGCTGCACAAGATTACAGATGCACATATTCATTTACATGGCGGGAAACTGTCTGCCGTCATTACTCCTATCAAAATGGCAGACCGTTTTAAGGACATCGACTGGAATATTATGTGGGGACTGGTGCTTAAAAAGACAATCCCGTTTTTCTGGATTCCAGCGCATACAATTACGTTCCTGCTGCCGCCTGATTTCCGTATTTTGTTTGCTGCATTTCTTGGCGTAGCGCTTGGCGTTATTCTCGCGTTTGCGAACCTTTCAGCAGCGCAGAAAGTGAAAGCATGA
- a CDS encoding chemotaxis protein CheB: MKESLSLPVLIGQHTSPNVESLFSVLLRLYCTEVVKEAEDNDGISTGSVYISLCNRG; the protein is encoded by the coding sequence TTGAAAGAAAGCCTTAGCCTGCCTGTGTTGATTGGCCAACATACTAGTCCGAATGTTGAAAGTCTGTTTTCGGTATTACTTCGTTTGTATTGCACTGAAGTCGTGAAAGAAGCTGAAGACAATGATGGTATTTCCACAGGTAGCGTATATATTTCACTTTGTAATAGAGGATGA
- a CDS encoding response regulator gives MIRFSDIRIRFRLVLLLVFVGAIPLLVVSLVGSRLTTDALMEKSFNQLITVQSIRKGEIEDFFTTSFSRIRILAESERIQNMMSLLLRHKSEMKHGRSLIDDAHSLQYQVKFRSFMAPLKKYINSYGYHDLFLVDADGGDVLYSLAREEDLGTNLKFGQYRNSGLGVAWKRAVTSGKTTIVDFSSYAPSGGAEAAFIAEPVRDGYGKAVGVVILQLTPQLITHVVDSRQGMGETGESYIVGVNLAQNKYEFRSNLRTMGNGDFVVGYSLTNPLDYWKDAASSGESGGHSIYIDSAGEEVLVAYNELNIAGLRWFLISKINKYEVTAPIRHTYKYIGALSGLLLFLVGGLAVFFSRTITRPIIADMQFAHAIAEGNLDATIDVDQKDELGDLARSLEGMARNLRELDWLKSGKEGLDDTMRGEHSPQKLARISIAYLCKHMGAQLGAVYALEDGALELIASYAFSDRKGNFNRFVLGEGMVGQAALENELLIFSNITEDAPAVNYGAGEACAKAYMAVPVAFEGEIVGVILLGAMENFSPLHRKFIEQNVENIAILMNAAQSRQLVHELLEQAQQQQEELRATNEELEEQTEALIESEARLQQQQEELRVTNEELEEQTTVLKESQSELQVQQEELRVINEELEERTQALEEQKSAIAVKNSELVKAQNAVKQKAKDLEVASKYKSEFLANMSHELRTPLNSILILSQLFGHNKDGNLTDKQIESANAIHSSGSDLLTLINEILDLSKIEAGKVELIIEPVGVSNLIQNINRLYKDIAADKDVAFDVSVASDAPEALETDSQRLQQVLRNLLTNAFKFTHKGSVSLTIARPSQELTNELGIDASKAVSFAVSDDGIGIPKDKQIAIFQAFQQADGSTSRNYGGTGLGLSISRELVRLLQGAIYLESEEGKGSTFTVVLPEFYQDTSEQNQILSRAELPLASGGESYGKEAATFSVQENSAVSQPVITQTVASSQQSEAPSKKTIVEKVVPTSDSEYVEDDRAVITPDSRSLLIIEDDWNFAKIMRDFGRERGFQCLVAEDGESGLYFADYYKPSAIILDVGLPGIDGWTVMERLKDNPELRHIPVHFMSANDNSLDALRMGAIGYLSKPVTMEHVEDAFSALEDVISQPVRNLLLVEDDKIQCQSIQELIGNDDVKITDVATGREAYEELSKGSYDCMILDLGLEDMSGFELLEKIRVSDTSMRVPVIIYTGRDLTRDEEKQLSKYTESIIIKGVKSPERLLDETALFLHRVESNLPQEKRQMLKMVHDKESVLSGKKVMVVDDDMRNVFALSSVLEDRNMDVIVAKNGLECLEKLEELDSIDCVLMDIMMPKMDGYEAMTEIRKNPQYAKLPIIALTAKAMKGDRSKCIDAGASDYLSKPVNTDKLISMMRVWLY, from the coding sequence ATGATTCGTTTTTCAGATATCCGTATCAGATTCAGGCTGGTGCTACTGCTTGTTTTTGTTGGTGCTATTCCCTTGCTGGTTGTCAGCCTTGTTGGGAGTAGACTTACAACAGATGCTTTAATGGAGAAATCATTTAACCAGCTCATAACAGTACAGTCTATTCGTAAAGGCGAAATAGAAGATTTCTTTACGACAAGTTTTTCCAGAATACGTATTCTCGCTGAGTCTGAACGTATTCAGAATATGATGTCTTTGCTGCTCAGGCATAAATCTGAGATGAAACATGGTCGTTCTCTCATTGATGATGCGCATTCACTGCAATACCAAGTGAAATTTCGCAGCTTCATGGCTCCGTTAAAAAAGTACATTAATTCATACGGATATCATGACTTATTTCTTGTTGATGCAGATGGTGGAGATGTACTTTACTCGCTTGCCCGAGAGGAAGATCTCGGCACAAACTTGAAGTTTGGCCAGTATCGGAACAGTGGGCTTGGTGTTGCATGGAAACGTGCTGTTACCAGCGGAAAAACTACAATTGTAGACTTTTCTTCATATGCACCAAGTGGAGGTGCCGAGGCTGCCTTTATCGCTGAACCAGTTCGTGATGGATATGGGAAAGCTGTCGGAGTTGTTATTCTACAGTTAACCCCCCAGCTTATTACCCATGTCGTCGATTCCCGACAGGGTATGGGAGAAACTGGGGAGTCGTATATTGTGGGCGTCAATTTGGCGCAGAACAAGTATGAATTCCGTAGTAACTTGCGCACAATGGGGAATGGTGATTTTGTTGTAGGCTACTCTTTAACAAACCCTTTGGATTACTGGAAAGATGCCGCTTCATCAGGTGAATCCGGTGGGCACAGTATCTATATCGATAGTGCAGGCGAAGAGGTACTTGTTGCGTATAACGAACTGAATATTGCCGGTCTGCGTTGGTTCCTGATTTCTAAAATTAATAAATATGAAGTTACTGCACCTATTCGTCATACATACAAATATATTGGTGCATTGTCTGGTTTGTTACTCTTTTTAGTGGGCGGTCTTGCTGTATTTTTCTCTCGTACAATTACCCGACCAATCATTGCTGATATGCAATTTGCGCATGCTATTGCCGAGGGTAATCTTGATGCGACTATTGATGTCGATCAGAAAGATGAATTGGGTGATTTAGCACGGTCACTTGAGGGTATGGCGCGCAACCTTCGTGAACTGGATTGGCTTAAATCCGGTAAGGAAGGGCTGGATGACACCATGCGTGGAGAACATTCGCCGCAAAAACTTGCTCGTATATCGATTGCCTATCTTTGCAAACACATGGGTGCCCAGTTGGGTGCTGTGTATGCATTGGAGGATGGCGCACTGGAGTTGATAGCAAGTTATGCTTTTAGTGACCGGAAAGGTAATTTTAATCGTTTTGTCCTTGGGGAAGGAATGGTTGGGCAGGCTGCTCTTGAGAATGAATTGCTTATTTTCTCAAATATTACAGAAGATGCTCCTGCTGTGAATTACGGTGCCGGTGAAGCTTGTGCAAAGGCATACATGGCTGTGCCTGTTGCTTTTGAAGGGGAGATTGTTGGCGTTATCCTGTTGGGAGCAATGGAAAACTTTTCACCATTGCATAGAAAATTTATTGAGCAGAATGTCGAAAACATTGCGATTTTAATGAATGCTGCTCAGTCCCGTCAACTTGTGCATGAGTTGCTTGAACAGGCTCAACAGCAACAGGAAGAACTGCGTGCAACGAATGAAGAGTTAGAAGAGCAGACTGAAGCTTTGATTGAATCGGAAGCACGCTTGCAACAACAACAGGAAGAACTTCGCGTAACCAACGAAGAGTTGGAAGAACAAACAACGGTTCTTAAAGAGTCTCAGTCTGAATTGCAGGTGCAGCAGGAAGAGTTACGGGTAATTAACGAAGAGCTTGAAGAACGGACTCAAGCCCTTGAAGAGCAGAAGTCTGCTATTGCTGTAAAGAACTCAGAGTTGGTTAAAGCCCAGAATGCAGTGAAGCAGAAAGCAAAAGATTTAGAAGTGGCAAGTAAATACAAATCTGAATTCTTGGCGAATATGTCACATGAATTACGTACGCCACTGAACTCTATTTTAATTTTGTCTCAGTTGTTTGGTCACAACAAAGATGGAAACCTTACCGACAAACAAATTGAGTCTGCCAATGCTATCCATTCTTCTGGTTCAGACTTGCTCACATTGATTAATGAAATTTTGGATCTTTCCAAGATTGAAGCAGGCAAGGTTGAATTGATTATTGAACCTGTCGGTGTTTCAAATCTTATTCAGAATATAAATCGTCTTTATAAAGACATAGCTGCAGATAAAGATGTTGCGTTTGATGTTTCTGTAGCATCAGATGCTCCGGAAGCATTGGAAACAGATTCACAACGTCTGCAACAGGTTCTGCGTAACTTATTGACCAATGCCTTTAAATTTACACACAAGGGCTCTGTTTCCCTTACAATAGCCAGACCGTCGCAGGAGTTGACGAATGAGCTTGGTATTGATGCCAGCAAGGCCGTGTCGTTTGCGGTTTCTGATGATGGCATTGGTATTCCGAAAGATAAGCAAATTGCTATTTTCCAGGCATTCCAACAGGCTGATGGCAGCACAAGTCGCAATTACGGTGGAACAGGGCTTGGGCTTTCCATTTCCCGTGAGCTTGTTCGTCTGTTGCAGGGCGCTATCTATCTTGAGAGTGAAGAAGGTAAGGGCAGTACCTTTACGGTAGTTCTTCCTGAATTCTATCAAGACACTTCCGAGCAGAATCAGATTCTCAGTCGAGCAGAATTACCGCTCGCCTCTGGTGGCGAAAGCTATGGCAAAGAGGCTGCTACTTTTTCTGTGCAGGAGAATTCCGCTGTGTCGCAGCCTGTAATCACTCAAACTGTGGCATCGTCACAACAGAGTGAGGCACCATCTAAAAAAACTATCGTCGAGAAAGTTGTTCCAACAAGCGACAGCGAGTATGTGGAAGACGACCGGGCGGTCATTACTCCGGACTCACGTAGTCTGCTTATTATCGAAGATGACTGGAACTTTGCAAAGATAATGCGTGACTTCGGTCGAGAGCGTGGTTTCCAGTGTCTTGTAGCCGAAGATGGTGAGTCCGGATTGTACTTTGCAGATTACTATAAGCCGAGTGCAATCATTCTGGATGTAGGTCTTCCAGGAATTGATGGTTGGACTGTTATGGAACGACTTAAGGACAACCCTGAGTTACGCCATATTCCAGTGCATTTTATGTCCGCTAACGATAATTCTCTGGATGCACTTCGCATGGGAGCCATCGGTTACCTGTCCAAGCCGGTGACCATGGAACATGTTGAAGATGCTTTCAGTGCGCTTGAGGATGTTATTTCTCAACCGGTGCGTAATCTGTTGCTCGTTGAGGACGATAAAATTCAGTGTCAGAGTATCCAAGAGCTGATTGGTAACGATGATGTGAAAATAACTGATGTGGCTACAGGCCGTGAAGCGTATGAGGAATTATCCAAAGGCAGCTATGACTGTATGATTTTGGATTTGGGGCTTGAGGATATGTCCGGCTTTGAATTGCTGGAAAAAATTCGCGTGAGCGATACCTCAATGCGAGTGCCTGTTATTATTTATACAGGTCGTGACTTGACGCGTGATGAAGAGAAGCAACTGAGCAAGTATACTGAAAGCATTATTATTAAAGGGGTGAAGTCTCCAGAGCGTCTCTTAGATGAGACTGCACTGTTCCTGCATCGAGTTGAGTCAAACTTGCCGCAGGAAAAGCGTCAGATGTTAAAGATGGTGCATGATAAGGAGTCCGTTCTCAGTGGTAAGAAAGTCATGGTCGTTGATGACGACATGCGTAACGTGTTTGCGCTCTCCAGTGTTCTGGAAGACAGGAATATGGACGTTATTGTAGCGAAAAACGGTCTTGAATGTCTTGAGAAGCTTGAAGAGCTTGATTCTATAGATTGCGTGCTGATGGATATCATGATGCCGAAAATGGACGGCTACGAGGCGATGACGGAAATTCGGAAGAACCCTCAATATGCCAAACTGCCTATTATTGCTTTAACTGCAAAAGCTATGAAGGGCGACAGAAGTAAATGCATTGATGCCGGTGCAAGTGATTATTTATCCAAGCCGGTGAACACTGATAAGCTTATTTCTATGATGCGGGTTTGGTTGTATTAG
- a CDS encoding ABC transporter ATP-binding protein: MLKVKGINTFYGNIHALHDVNLHIDEGEIVTLIGANGAGKSTTLMSICGGTPPRSGEITFEGKPIHKMKMDQIVRLGISQVPEGRLIFPDLTVMENLELGAFLRNDKAAIKRDMEYAFSLFPILEERQKQTGGTLSGGEQQMLAISRALMARPRLLLLDEPSLGLAPIIIQQIFEIIQKVNASGTTVFLVEQNANQALKVAHRAYVMETGHITMEDDAATLLANEDVKKAYLGL, encoded by the coding sequence ATGCTTAAGGTTAAAGGCATCAACACATTCTATGGCAACATTCATGCGCTGCATGATGTAAACCTGCATATTGATGAAGGTGAGATCGTGACACTCATCGGCGCTAACGGTGCCGGTAAGTCAACAACCCTCATGTCCATCTGCGGTGGCACTCCGCCACGTAGCGGTGAAATCACCTTTGAGGGTAAACCGATCCACAAAATGAAAATGGATCAAATCGTACGCCTTGGCATCTCTCAAGTACCGGAAGGTCGTCTCATTTTTCCAGACTTGACCGTAATGGAAAATCTGGAGCTCGGAGCGTTTCTGCGTAATGACAAAGCTGCCATTAAGCGTGATATGGAATATGCCTTCAGCCTGTTCCCGATTCTTGAAGAACGCCAGAAACAGACTGGCGGCACACTCTCCGGTGGTGAACAGCAAATGCTCGCTATCTCCCGTGCCCTGATGGCAAGACCTCGATTACTGCTCCTTGATGAGCCATCCCTTGGTCTTGCACCGATTATTATCCAACAGATTTTTGAGATCATTCAAAAGGTTAACGCATCCGGCACCACAGTATTCCTTGTGGAACAGAATGCGAACCAAGCTCTCAAAGTTGCGCACCGCGCATATGTAATGGAAACAGGTCACATCACCATGGAAGATGATGCAGCGACGTTGCTCGCCAACGAAGACGTAAAAAAAGCATACCTTGGCTTATAG
- a CDS encoding branched-chain amino acid ABC transporter permease, translated as MDWEFFIELGLGGLTRGSIYALIAIGYTMVYGIIELINFAHGEIYMLGAFTGLIVAGVMGVYGFPAVAILLMAIVIAILYCSAYGYTMEKVAYKPLRGAARLSPLISAIGMSLFLQNYIILAQTSDFLPFPALIPDFEFMEPIAYIFGSTDLVIVVASAISMVALTLFIKFTKLGKAMRATAQNRKMAMLLGINADKIISTTFIIGSSLAALGGVLISTHSGQLNFMIGFIAGVKAFTAAVLGGIGSIPGAMLGGLFLGLTESYAAGYISSDYEDVFAFSLLVIFLIFRPSGILGKAPVEKV; from the coding sequence ATGGATTGGGAATTTTTCATCGAATTGGGTCTTGGCGGATTAACGCGCGGGAGTATCTATGCTCTCATCGCGATTGGCTACACGATGGTATACGGTATTATCGAGCTTATTAACTTTGCCCACGGCGAAATTTACATGCTCGGTGCATTTACCGGCCTCATTGTTGCCGGCGTGATGGGTGTCTACGGATTCCCTGCTGTTGCAATCCTACTTATGGCAATTGTTATTGCCATCTTGTACTGTTCTGCCTACGGGTACACCATGGAGAAAGTGGCCTACAAACCACTTCGCGGCGCTGCACGCCTTTCTCCACTTATTTCTGCTATCGGTATGTCACTTTTTCTCCAGAACTACATCATTCTGGCGCAGACTTCTGACTTTTTACCGTTTCCAGCATTGATTCCAGACTTCGAATTTATGGAGCCAATTGCATACATTTTTGGCTCTACAGACTTGGTTATTGTTGTAGCCAGTGCCATCTCAATGGTTGCACTTACCCTGTTCATCAAATTTACCAAGCTCGGTAAAGCAATGCGCGCAACAGCGCAGAACCGAAAAATGGCTATGCTGCTTGGCATTAACGCCGACAAGATTATTTCTACCACCTTCATCATTGGCTCTTCACTGGCTGCGCTTGGTGGCGTGCTCATTTCCACCCACTCAGGTCAGCTTAACTTCATGATCGGCTTTATTGCCGGTGTAAAAGCATTTACGGCTGCGGTTCTCGGCGGCATCGGCTCCATTCCTGGCGCCATGCTTGGCGGGTTGTTCCTCGGACTGACGGAAAGCTATGCTGCAGGATACATTTCCAGTGACTACGAAGACGTTTTCGCCTTCTCCTTGCTGGTAATCTTCCTTATCTTCCGTCCATCCGGTATTCTGGGCAAAGCGCCTGTGGAAAAGGTATAA
- a CDS encoding ABC transporter permease subunit gives MQGLKQSIISSLWFMFLTFPIMVVRVNTIENTVEWRWMNLAYVGAGVFVLSYVWRWALARKEAKQYETPSTEKSKKQLWFSRAMEEPAVARPALAAIFALSLVMPWLVTTYQTNIFISFLLYVILGLGLNIIVGVAGLLFLGHAAFYAIGAYSYALLNHYFGIGFWVALPLGGLFACLGGIMLAFPVLRLRGDYLAIVTLGFGEIIRLVLENWSNLTGGPSGISNIDRPGLFGMELSVADANIYIYYIVLVLAIITMVAVQRLKNSRIGRALQALREDEIACQAMGIDRVNVKLMAFGLGTAWAGFAGVIFAAKTTFINPASFTFMESAIILSIVVLGGMGSNLGVILGSAFLVLMPEYLRAFSEYRMLLFAAAMVLMMVFRPQGLIAPKGRKYHVDDPDLIKEGEA, from the coding sequence ATGCAAGGACTGAAACAATCCATAATTAGCAGTTTGTGGTTCATGTTCCTTACATTTCCTATCATGGTTGTTCGAGTAAATACCATCGAGAACACCGTTGAATGGAGATGGATGAACCTTGCCTACGTCGGCGCAGGAGTATTTGTCTTATCCTACGTATGGCGTTGGGCTCTGGCTCGCAAAGAAGCCAAACAGTATGAAACACCATCTACTGAAAAATCTAAAAAACAACTCTGGTTCTCCCGTGCGATGGAAGAACCGGCAGTGGCGCGGCCTGCTCTTGCTGCAATCTTTGCACTTAGCTTAGTCATGCCATGGCTTGTAACAACGTATCAAACAAACATTTTTATCTCGTTTTTGCTATACGTCATTCTTGGCCTCGGCTTGAACATTATTGTTGGCGTAGCGGGTCTGCTCTTCCTTGGTCATGCAGCATTCTACGCCATCGGTGCGTACAGCTATGCATTGCTCAACCACTATTTCGGAATCGGCTTTTGGGTAGCATTACCTCTTGGTGGTCTATTCGCCTGTCTCGGTGGCATCATGCTTGCGTTCCCTGTATTACGTTTGCGTGGTGACTACCTTGCGATCGTAACTCTCGGATTCGGAGAAATTATCCGTCTTGTTCTGGAAAACTGGAGTAATCTGACTGGCGGTCCTTCCGGTATTTCAAACATTGACCGACCGGGGCTATTCGGCATGGAACTATCCGTAGCCGACGCCAACATTTACATTTACTACATTGTTCTCGTACTCGCCATAATCACAATGGTTGCCGTGCAACGCCTCAAAAACTCCCGTATCGGTCGTGCATTGCAGGCACTGCGTGAAGATGAAATTGCCTGTCAGGCAATGGGTATCGACCGAGTTAATGTTAAACTTATGGCATTCGGTCTGGGTACCGCATGGGCTGGTTTTGCAGGGGTAATCTTTGCCGCAAAAACCACCTTTATTAACCCTGCCAGCTTCACTTTCATGGAATCAGCAATCATCTTATCTATTGTTGTTCTCGGCGGCATGGGTTCCAACCTTGGTGTTATCCTCGGTTCTGCGTTCCTTGTGCTTATGCCGGAATACCTGCGTGCATTCTCCGAATACCGCATGCTTCTTTTTGCAGCAGCGATGGTACTTATGATGGTATTCCGTCCACAGGGACTTATTGCCCCTAAAGGCCGTAAGTACCATGTGGATGACCCTGACCTTATCAAAGAAGGAGAAGCGTAA
- a CDS encoding CheR family methyltransferase — MSEVEHIENERLEVQLLLEAIYLKYGYDFRKYASAHTRRRLEHRRSVEGLPNMAAMQHLLIHDESFFNRLLLDLSINVTEMFRDPLFYKSVRDLVVPYLKTYPFAKVWHAGCSAGQEVYSMGIVLWEEGMKERVQLYATDFNEMILAKAKDGIYPMDVVRKYTANYQQAGGTRSFSDYYTADYDSVVMRRFLKEQVLFSSHNLVTDGVFGEMNAIFCRNVLIYFNRELQNRVLNLFYESLCPGGFLCLGSKENIKFSDVAHKFEAVAEREKIYRKKRM; from the coding sequence ATGTCCGAAGTTGAGCACATTGAGAACGAACGATTAGAGGTACAGCTGCTGCTGGAAGCAATTTATTTAAAGTACGGGTACGACTTTAGGAAATATGCCAGCGCACATACAAGGCGCAGACTTGAACACAGGCGTTCCGTTGAAGGATTGCCGAACATGGCTGCAATGCAGCACTTGCTTATTCATGATGAATCATTTTTTAACAGACTTCTTTTGGATCTGTCGATTAATGTTACTGAAATGTTTAGAGATCCTCTGTTCTACAAGAGCGTGCGTGACCTCGTAGTCCCATACTTGAAAACGTACCCGTTTGCCAAAGTATGGCATGCGGGATGTTCTGCAGGGCAGGAAGTGTATTCCATGGGAATTGTTCTGTGGGAAGAAGGAATGAAAGAACGCGTACAACTTTACGCAACCGACTTTAATGAGATGATCTTAGCAAAAGCTAAGGACGGCATTTACCCGATGGATGTGGTGCGGAAATATACAGCAAACTACCAGCAAGCAGGTGGAACACGGTCTTTTTCAGATTACTACACTGCGGACTATGACAGTGTTGTGATGAGAAGATTTTTAAAAGAGCAGGTTCTTTTTTCTTCACACAATCTGGTTACTGATGGCGTGTTTGGAGAAATGAATGCGATCTTCTGCCGTAACGTACTCATTTATTTTAACAGAGAGTTGCAAAATAGAGTGTTGAACTTGTTCTACGAAAGCTTATGTCCAGGGGGATTTCTGTGCCTTGGCTCAAAGGAAAATATTAAATTTTCAGATGTTGCGCATAAGTTTGAAGCCGTTGCAGAACGGGAGAAAATTTATCGTAAGAAACGAATGTAG
- a CDS encoding ABC transporter ATP-binding protein — MSTVLNVNALSKSFGGLRALNDVDLQVDSGEIVALIGPNGAGKTTFFNCITGIYEPTDGDVFFAPLGDTERRVNGMKPNKVTELGMARTFQNIRLFKNMTVLENVMVARHCRTKAGILDALIRPPHVKREEQENIEKSYELLKYVGLNQYYNDLACNLPYGDQRRLEIARAMATEPSLLLLDEPAAGMNPQETAALKELVLDIRDRFNLAILLIEHDMSMVMSLSERIYVMEYGCLISQGTPEEVSKDPQVIKAYLGEESHA; from the coding sequence ATGTCTACAGTACTGAACGTTAATGCGCTCTCCAAAAGTTTCGGCGGCCTGCGTGCACTCAACGATGTTGACCTGCAAGTGGACAGTGGTGAAATTGTAGCACTCATCGGTCCGAACGGTGCGGGCAAAACTACATTCTTTAACTGCATTACCGGTATTTACGAACCGACAGACGGAGATGTGTTCTTTGCTCCTCTTGGAGATACAGAACGTCGCGTAAACGGCATGAAGCCGAACAAGGTTACTGAATTAGGAATGGCACGTACTTTCCAGAACATTCGCCTCTTTAAGAATATGACTGTGCTGGAAAACGTTATGGTTGCCCGTCATTGCCGTACAAAGGCAGGCATTCTGGATGCGCTGATTCGTCCACCGCATGTAAAGCGCGAAGAACAAGAAAACATAGAGAAAAGCTACGAGTTGCTCAAATACGTTGGTCTTAACCAATACTACAATGACCTTGCCTGCAACCTACCATATGGCGACCAGCGCAGGCTTGAAATTGCACGTGCAATGGCAACAGAACCTTCCCTGCTTCTGCTCGATGAACCAGCAGCAGGTATGAACCCGCAGGAGACAGCAGCGCTTAAAGAGCTGGTGCTGGACATCCGTGACAGGTTCAACCTTGCAATTCTGCTTATTGAGCATGATATGAGTATGGTTATGAGCCTGTCCGAGCGTATCTACGTTATGGAATACGGATGTCTTATTTCTCAGGGTACCCCTGAAGAGGTAAGTAAAGATCCACAGGTTATTAAAGCCTACCTCGGGGAGGAAAGCCATGCTTAA